The Filimonas lacunae genomic sequence ACCATTGCCATATGTCGCAAAACATAATCAGGAAAAGTGCGATTGAAAGTATCGGGTATGGCTTTGTCAAACCCGAATACTTACCTAAAAATAAAGATGAATATTACCTGCGCAATCTGCAAAACAGAAGTGGGATTGCTTACCGTAAGCTCACCGCTTACGAAATAGAGATACTGGTACGGAATGGCAACACCAGCGACGACTGGAACAACATACTGGTATCAGATGCCTTTAACCCGCAGCAGGTAAAGCATTGCAAGTTTTACGGCCTGGTACGCATAGGCAAACTGGAGCCCTATTGTCTGGAGTTCAGCGATTTAAAAGTAGCCGTAGGTCTTTATAACTCTACCATTATTGCCTGCGACCTGGGCGATAATGTGGTAATAGATAACGTTAACTACCTATCGCATTACATTATAGGCAATGAGGTGATCATTGTAAATGTAAACGAGCTTACTGCTACCGACCATGCTAAGTTTGGAAACGGTATCATAAAAGACGGCGAAAACGAATCTATACGCATATGGCTGGAAATATGCAATGAAAACGGGGGCCGCAGTGTCATTCCATTCAACGGCATGTTACCTGGCGATGCCTATTTATGGAGCAAATACCGTGACGACGACGCTTTGCTGCAGCAGTTTAAAATACTTACCGAGCAACAGTTTAAAAAAGAAAGAGGGTATTACGGTAAAATAGGCGATAGAACTGTTATTAAAAACAGCAGCATTATTAAAGATGTGTGGATAGGTTCAGATGCCTATATCAAAGGTGCTAACAAGCTTAAAAACCTCACCATCAATTCCGGTCCTGAGGGCAAAACCCAGATAGGAGAAGGATGTGAAATAGTAAATGGTATTATAGGTTTTGGCTGTCGTATTTTCTATGGAGTGAAGGCGGTACGTTTTGTAATGGCTTCCCACTCTCAATTAAAATATGGAGCGCGTCTTATCAACTCCTATCTCGGTAGCAATGCCACCATATCCTGCTGTGAGGTATTAAACTCTTTAATATTTCCTGCACACGAGCAGCACCATAACAACTCGTTCTTATGCGCTGCGCTGATTATGGGGCAAAGCAATATTGCCGCTGGTGCCACTATCGGCTCTAATCACAATTCACGCAGCCCAGATGGCGAATTTATTGCCGGACGCGGTTTCTGGCCAGGCTTATGCGTAAGCATTAAACACAACTCACGTGTAGCCAGCTTTACCATACTGGCAAAAGGCAACTACGATTATGAGTTGAACATTCCAATGCCCTTCTCGCTGGTAAGCATTAATGAAAGCCTGAACCAGTTAACGGTTATGCCTGGTTATTGGCTTATGTATAACATGTACGCCCTGGCCCGCAACGCCTGGAAGTACAAAGACAGAGACAAGCGCACTGATAAATCGCAATACCTCGAATACGACTACCTGGCTCCTGATAGTGTAAATGAATTGTTTACCTCTATTTATCTGCTGGAAAAGTTGATAGGCAAAGCCTGGTATTCAAAAGAACGTCCTGGCAAAGCCACTCCTTCCGACACGGTTTGCCAAAACAAAGGCAAAGAGTTGCTGGCAGCCAACAATACTGTGTTAAATGAGCTGGAAGTAGTAGCAGATGGCTTTGAAAATGCAAAGCGCAAAACAGTGATCATCAAAGCCGCCAAAGCATGGAGCATATTCAGAGACCTGGTTATATACTATGGTGGCCAACAACTGATAGGCTTTATTAAAGAAAACAAACTCACTTCTTTAAACGAAATAAAAGCGGCCCT encodes the following:
- a CDS encoding DUF4954 family protein, with translation MSQNIIRKSAIESIGYGFVKPEYLPKNKDEYYLRNLQNRSGIAYRKLTAYEIEILVRNGNTSDDWNNILVSDAFNPQQVKHCKFYGLVRIGKLEPYCLEFSDLKVAVGLYNSTIIACDLGDNVVIDNVNYLSHYIIGNEVIIVNVNELTATDHAKFGNGIIKDGENESIRIWLEICNENGGRSVIPFNGMLPGDAYLWSKYRDDDALLQQFKILTEQQFKKERGYYGKIGDRTVIKNSSIIKDVWIGSDAYIKGANKLKNLTINSGPEGKTQIGEGCEIVNGIIGFGCRIFYGVKAVRFVMASHSQLKYGARLINSYLGSNATISCCEVLNSLIFPAHEQHHNNSFLCAALIMGQSNIAAGATIGSNHNSRSPDGEFIAGRGFWPGLCVSIKHNSRVASFTILAKGNYDYELNIPMPFSLVSINESLNQLTVMPGYWLMYNMYALARNAWKYKDRDKRTDKSQYLEYDYLAPDSVNELFTSIYLLEKLIGKAWYSKERPGKATPSDTVCQNKGKELLAANNTVLNELEVVADGFENAKRKTVIIKAAKAWSIFRDLVIYYGGQQLIGFIKENKLTSLNEIKAALPPSLARGNEGGWLNIGGQLMPAEDVQTLKTRIKENKIKSWDAVHNYYAEASNRYPQQKLKHALSSLSEILETNIKKADEAVFTSIFDSVINTKEWMTEGIYSSRAKDYQNAFRKMVYSNKAEMDKVVGKLEENSFIQQQQDELATLKRQVKALKKTLAL